Proteins encoded together in one Candidatus Cloacimonadota bacterium window:
- a CDS encoding NAD-dependent epimerase/dehydratase family protein, with protein sequence MNTILISGANSHIGSYLAHIYEAEGKKLLLLYHKHKQRISDLKSPQISVDLRDYEAVSRYLTNYLDNIDAMIHCAAVRSEDHQLLDETKPDIFYRVLEDNIYPVYN encoded by the coding sequence ATGAATACGATTCTTATTAGCGGAGCAAATTCTCATATAGGCAGCTATCTTGCCCATATTTATGAGGCTGAAGGCAAAAAGCTTCTCCTTCTATACCATAAGCACAAACAGCGCATAAGTGATCTCAAATCTCCACAAATATCAGTGGATCTTAGAGATTATGAAGCTGTTTCAAGGTATCTTACAAATTATTTGGATAACATAGACGCAATGATTCACTGTGCTGCGGTTAGGAGTGAAGACCATCAGTTATTGGATGAAACAAAACCAGATATTTTTTATCGTGTTTTAGAAGATAATATCTATCCAGTATATAATT
- a CDS encoding T9SS type A sorting domain-containing protein, whose translation MKRISLSGLIVVLAMIMIPATYCSQLFAQKMNLHPYPKTNKPKIHPYASLLRQESTFEHAQKNKGDYRKLLVILVDFQEDEDPLSTGNGKFQLEEDADYLFSIGKPPHDREYFEANLEAMRHYYSSASAGYYDLIYDVWPKDKAAYTLSQPMSYYNPPNANSELFVSKMEEYFKEAFETADNDDPQIEFGQYAHYMIIHAGSDWQHDYAGDSPVDIPSFFIRVGDGKQAEVDNGDHEIFHACNVPATISQDFDFIEEGGKITHTGYGALNAVLFHEFGHSLGLVDLYNVYSFSPMVGMFDIMDSGGSGISKFDLGNENDDYVLVEGALPTLPGAFSRSLLFEDIFRSNGLYKDISEYEALSTIEIASSSMIQDEYVKPNIIRYQISPDEYYLIENRNLDPDGDGFTSVYATLNGRVILHPVAFGDPTNKPTYEYDYLLPSFLDGDLNVKGGGLLVWYVNEKVLYQEGSVLDDGSFWSNFENNTVNTSFNRPGVMVLEADGIRDLGEYYSQYWTGTPYEYFHARKPSFGDYGVFIEWSDEEWRPRLSAQSEPALVNEAGLGGQFFFDNISDPAPIMTCTLESSLWDTTKSIFVESSPLAAQPISTDFCELSMPFFGSGGLRLFCDLGGEWIEMIEPVQIEEWDFDFPAISIENSITGDKEIVGVKDNTLRFMLVSTIGVAENAIEFSGTLAQPIEIDNNLYTHVGDTIFRVSDYIIADSTSVEDLKNITGFSGTIIALSERNFHLLDAQQLSLIDAIELPEIFGEYEPIVCKSDKAVEVFLTANSGNIYRYTYALDRMDTTNLNLIFRNPSSYLPSQPALLADSSKDLRLFFGLGNNAYLINYNGYLNQGFPRCLDRITISPNGNSKVVRFEDETILYLQVNSQGYVAISDRGELRPEFSMLVPYHSEIEHPAWTDILYYDAVNSRLLWYYTIANPGKNIGYIHSIDGLDENPILWNGYQNSGSGVVFGSIQAEPGTTHEAFNAFVFPSPVSKEYYHLRVENAPADIEINIYDISGLKVQSHKLQHEPRLDLELSSKKLSSGVYLVNVTSGNKIKSFKFAVEK comes from the coding sequence GATATTGGTAGATTTTCAAGAAGATGAAGATCCCTTGAGTACTGGAAATGGAAAGTTTCAACTTGAAGAAGATGCTGACTACCTATTCTCCATTGGCAAGCCTCCCCATGACCGTGAGTACTTTGAAGCAAACCTAGAAGCTATGCGCCATTACTATAGTTCTGCTTCAGCGGGATATTACGATCTTATTTATGATGTTTGGCCAAAGGATAAGGCTGCATACACACTTTCACAACCGATGTCCTATTACAACCCCCCTAATGCAAATTCTGAGCTTTTTGTTAGCAAGATGGAAGAGTATTTTAAGGAGGCATTTGAAACCGCTGATAATGATGATCCCCAAATTGAATTTGGACAATATGCTCATTATATGATTATTCATGCTGGTTCAGATTGGCAACACGATTATGCCGGAGACAGTCCCGTAGATATTCCCTCGTTTTTTATCCGAGTAGGAGATGGTAAGCAAGCCGAGGTTGACAATGGAGATCACGAGATATTTCATGCTTGTAATGTGCCTGCTACGATATCTCAAGATTTTGATTTCATAGAAGAGGGTGGCAAAATTACTCATACAGGTTATGGTGCATTAAATGCGGTACTATTTCATGAATTTGGACATTCATTGGGGCTAGTAGACTTATACAATGTTTATAGTTTCTCACCAATGGTTGGTATGTTCGACATTATGGATAGTGGCGGATCTGGTATTTCAAAATTCGATTTGGGCAATGAAAATGACGATTATGTTTTAGTGGAAGGAGCCCTACCCACATTACCAGGTGCATTTAGTCGGTCTTTACTTTTTGAAGATATTTTTCGGAGTAATGGTTTATACAAGGACATTAGCGAATATGAAGCTTTAAGCACGATAGAGATAGCAAGTAGTAGTATGATTCAGGATGAATATGTTAAGCCAAATATTATTCGCTATCAGATTAGCCCAGATGAGTACTATTTGATAGAAAACCGCAATTTGGATCCTGATGGTGATGGCTTCACATCTGTTTATGCAACTTTAAACGGAAGGGTTATTCTTCATCCGGTTGCCTTCGGCGACCCAACAAATAAACCAACTTATGAGTACGACTATCTTTTGCCATCGTTTTTGGACGGAGACCTTAATGTAAAAGGAGGTGGACTGCTGGTATGGTATGTGAATGAAAAAGTTCTTTACCAAGAAGGTAGTGTTCTCGACGATGGATCATTTTGGTCTAATTTTGAAAACAACACTGTAAACACTAGTTTTAATAGACCTGGTGTAATGGTGTTAGAGGCAGATGGCATTCGGGATTTGGGAGAGTATTATTCTCAATACTGGACTGGTACACCCTATGAGTATTTTCATGCTAGAAAGCCATCATTTGGTGATTATGGAGTGTTTATAGAATGGAGCGATGAAGAATGGCGTCCACGTCTTAGTGCACAATCTGAGCCAGCTTTAGTAAATGAAGCTGGATTAGGAGGCCAATTCTTCTTTGATAATATAAGTGATCCTGCCCCGATTATGACCTGTACTTTAGAAAGTTCATTGTGGGATACCACAAAAAGTATTTTTGTAGAATCCAGCCCCTTGGCTGCCCAGCCTATATCGACTGATTTCTGTGAATTATCTATGCCATTTTTTGGTAGCGGTGGACTTAGACTCTTTTGTGATCTTGGTGGAGAATGGATAGAGATGATAGAGCCCGTCCAGATTGAAGAATGGGATTTTGATTTTCCGGCAATTAGTATCGAAAACAGCATTACTGGTGATAAGGAAATTGTGGGTGTAAAGGATAACACATTGAGATTTATGCTGGTCAGCACGATTGGTGTAGCGGAAAACGCAATAGAGTTTTCGGGAACACTTGCGCAACCAATTGAAATAGATAACAATCTTTATACTCATGTTGGCGATACAATATTTAGAGTATCAGACTACATTATCGCAGATAGTACTTCAGTAGAAGACCTCAAAAATATTACGGGGTTTAGTGGCACCATTATTGCTCTTTCTGAAAGAAACTTCCATCTTCTGGATGCACAACAACTATCGTTAATTGATGCGATTGAATTGCCTGAGATATTTGGAGAGTACGAACCTATTGTTTGCAAATCCGACAAAGCAGTAGAAGTATTCTTAACTGCCAACAGCGGAAATATCTATCGCTATACTTATGCCCTAGATAGAATGGATACAACTAATCTGAACCTAATATTTAGGAATCCGAGCTCATATTTACCTTCTCAGCCTGCTCTTCTGGCAGATTCCAGCAAAGACCTAAGGCTTTTTTTCGGTTTAGGCAACAATGCATACCTCATTAACTACAATGGATATCTAAATCAGGGCTTTCCACGCTGTTTAGATAGGATTACTATAAGCCCCAATGGGAACTCAAAGGTTGTTAGATTTGAAGATGAGACAATTCTGTATCTTCAAGTAAATAGTCAAGGATACGTAGCCATCTCCGATAGGGGAGAGCTTCGTCCTGAATTTTCGATGTTGGTACCATATCATAGCGAGATTGAGCATCCGGCTTGGACGGATATTTTATATTATGATGCAGTAAATAGCAGATTATTGTGGTACTATACAATAGCGAATCCGGGAAAAAACATTGGCTACATTCACTCAATAGACGGATTAGATGAAAACCCAATATTGTGGAATGGGTATCAAAACTCGGGTTCTGGTGTGGTTTTTGGAAGTATTCAAGCAGAGCCTGGCACTACCCATGAGGCATTTAATGCTTTTGTTTTTCCCAGTCCAGTTAGTAAAGAGTATTACCACTTGCGTGTGGAAAATGCGCCAGCAGACATAGAGATAAATATTTATGATATTTCAGGATTGAAAGTTCAATCCCATAAACTACAGCATGAGCCGAGATTGGATTTAGAGCTAAGTTCAAAAAAGCTCAGCTCGGGAGTATATCTGGTTAATGTAACTAGTGGAAATAAAATAAAAAGCTTTAAATTTGCCGTGGAGAAATAG
- the coaBC gene encoding bifunctional phosphopantothenoylcysteine decarboxylase/phosphopantothenate--cysteine ligase CoaBC: MKKPRILLCVCGGIAAYKAIDLASKLYKIGYDIRTVLTEAANKFVSPVNFSAITHGEVYSTLWYENDAIPHINLADWADLIIVAPASANTIAKAAHGIADNLLSSIILAYTKPILWVPAMNVHMYQNQATIDNIALLHKRGHFIIEPDTGLLACAYSGKGKYPPNEELVFAIRTYLQYGRDLKGIKALVSAGATKEAIDPMRFISNRSSGKMGLSLARALCLRGAEVTLVYGAISTELPYYLNDAIEAISVEEMHKEMIAHFQQCNWVFMCAAVSDYKPESYSSEKIKKGKDLCIKLRSTKDILQELGETKAPGQKLIGFAAETSDIVKNAKLKLQKKNLDIIVANHLNNAGKDTNEITVLSCDSSSQTAQGDKFDLAHKIVDITKKS; encoded by the coding sequence ATGAAAAAACCTCGAATTCTCTTATGTGTATGTGGGGGCATAGCGGCATATAAGGCTATAGATCTTGCCAGTAAGCTTTATAAGATTGGCTACGATATCCGTACCGTCCTAACCGAAGCTGCCAACAAGTTTGTAAGTCCCGTAAATTTCTCTGCCATAACGCATGGCGAGGTTTATTCAACACTATGGTATGAAAATGATGCCATACCCCATATAAACTTGGCAGATTGGGCAGATTTGATAATTGTTGCCCCTGCAAGCGCAAATACTATAGCCAAAGCAGCCCATGGTATTGCGGACAATCTACTTAGTTCCATTATTCTTGCATACACCAAACCTATACTATGGGTACCTGCAATGAATGTGCACATGTATCAAAATCAGGCAACAATAGATAATATTGCATTACTACACAAGAGGGGACATTTTATAATTGAGCCAGATACCGGCTTATTAGCTTGTGCATACAGTGGGAAAGGCAAGTATCCTCCAAACGAAGAGCTTGTTTTTGCCATTCGCACCTATTTGCAATATGGTCGTGATCTTAAAGGGATCAAAGCATTGGTTAGTGCCGGGGCAACTAAAGAGGCTATTGACCCCATGCGCTTTATAAGTAATCGATCTTCTGGGAAAATGGGGTTATCTTTGGCTCGCGCACTTTGTTTAAGGGGAGCTGAGGTTACTTTAGTTTATGGTGCGATTAGCACAGAACTGCCATATTACTTAAATGATGCGATTGAGGCTATTTCTGTGGAAGAAATGCACAAAGAAATGATTGCGCATTTTCAACAATGTAACTGGGTGTTCATGTGTGCCGCTGTGTCAGATTACAAACCAGAATCTTACAGTAGCGAAAAAATTAAGAAAGGTAAAGATTTGTGTATAAAACTACGAAGCACAAAAGATATATTACAGGAACTTGGAGAAACTAAGGCCCCTGGCCAAAAACTGATAGGATTTGCCGCTGAAACTTCTGATATCGTTAAGAATGCAAAACTCAAACTGCAGAAAAAGAATTTGGACATTATCGTAGCAAATCATTTAAATAATGCCGGAAAAGATACTAACGAGATAACAGTACTTAGTTGTGATTCATCTTCCCAAACTGCTCAAGGCGATAAATTTGATCTTGCCCACAAGATTGTGGATATTACCAAAAAATCATGA